Proteins encoded within one genomic window of Anopheles gambiae chromosome 3, idAnoGambNW_F1_1, whole genome shotgun sequence:
- the LOC133393748 gene encoding putative nuclease HARBI1 has translation MDSLLMNKSWLSAVEKVLEASEAREAGRRPANRRCYWVQPLFMERRQIGNDVLKHVSAERTGAMLLKFLRMNRQDFDFLVGLVRPMIERMDTNMREAITTQERVLIALRYMATGETFTGLQYMFRVSRPCIAQIVMEVCKCIREALRDYVKTPCSRHEWLDISEQFERRWNFPHAIGAIDGKHVRIRKPNHGGSEYFNYKGFNSIVLMDVVDANYNFLCADAGGKGGISDGGIFKNTRLYQKFENKQLNIPEPKPLRVPYAIDVPYFILGDQAFAFTDYCIRPFPGTHASGSIERVFNYRHSRGRTVAENALGHISNRFWIYQTPIQLQPEKATEVVLTTIYLHNFLCKRSSRTLYAPATAFDRVVDGRLVAGDWRSNDTLAPLEYFSSRPSNTLRDIRIHMAKDFVNNNRLR, from the exons atggaCTCACTACTAATGAACAAATCGTGGCTCTCTGCAGTTGAAAAAGTGTTAGAGGCTTCTGAAGCTAGGGAAGCCGGTCGCCGGCCAGCAAATCGCCGTTGCTATTGGGTTCAACCGTTGTTTATGGAGCGCCGGCAAATTGGAAACGATGTGCTAAAGCATGTATCTGCCGAACGTACAGGTGCGATGCTGCTGAAATTCCTTCGCATGAATAGGCAAGATTTCGACTTTTTGGTGGGGCTTGTTCGTCCTATGATCGAGCGCATGGATACAAACATGCGGGAAGCGATTACTACCCAGGAAAGGGTATTAATCGCGTTGCGTTATATGGCAACTGGCGAAACGTTTACAGGCCTGCAGTATATGTTTCGT GTGTCTCGTCCATGCATTGCCCAAATAGTAATGGAAGTGTGTAAATGCATTCGAGAGGCTCTACGTGACTATGTTAAG ACGCCGTGTTCGCGACATGAATGGCTCGATATTTCTGAGCAATTTGAACGACGCTGGAACTTTCCACATGCAATTGGTGCCATCGACGGCAAACATGTCCGTATTCGAAAACCCAATCACGGCGgctctgaatattttaattacaaGGGTTTTAATAGCATTGTGTTAATGGATGTAGTTGATGCTAACTACAATTTCCTGTGTGCTGATGCTGGAGGCAAAGGAGGCATTTCTGACGgtggaatttttaaaaacactCGATTATATCAAAAATTCGAGAACAAACAGTTGAATATTCCGGAGCCGAAGCCATTGCGTGTGCCGTATGCAATAGACGTTCCGTATTTTATACTCGGCGATCAGGCGTTTGCATTTACGGATTATTGTATCCGTCCATTTCCTGGGACACATGCATCGGGCAGCATTGAACGCGTGTTCAATTATCGTCATTCTCGTGGCCGTACGGTTGCCGAAAATGCTTTAGGCCACATATCCAATCGGTTCTGGATATACCAAACCCCAATTCAACTTCAACCAGAAAAAGCTACTGAAGTTGTACTAACTACAatttatttgcataattttctcTGCAAAAGATCGTCAAGAACTTTGTATGCTCCTGCAACGGCATTTGATAGAGTTGTTGACGGGAGGCTTGTGGCAGGTGATTGGAGGAGTAATGACACGTTGGCTCCTTTAGAGTATTTTTCATCCCGGCCTTCTAATACACTGAGAGATATACGTATTCACATGGCCAAGGACTTCGTGAACAACAATCGTTTAAGAtaa